The genomic region TTAGGAGGAACACTTGGGAAAATTGGTGGAGACTTtggacattttacaaaattgtCCCATTATTAGTATTCATTATTATCACTCCTTCAATTCAAAAGTTAAATAAAGGTGTATCTACTTATCACACTTTATTCTTCTGGAAAATAAGGCCAAGAAAAATACTTGACACTTAACTCATTGTTTGCCAAATTTGTACACATTTGTGATTATAACTAAATTTTGGTTAAGTGTAAGATAGCATACTAATTTCcataagtttgttttgtttttcaaaataatgtccTAAACAGATCTCTTTTCTCCACTTACTGTGGAATATTGGTCaagattttaaaaggattaaTTTTATGAAACTTTTCTTCCTATATCCAACAGTGCTTATGTGAAAACAGTCTGTGATTCAATCCTGTCCAGTAATCAATTCTGACATTTCAGACAGTAGCTTGTGCAGTTCGGATTTATTGTTTAGAGAAAGATCAGAGCACAACAATGTCAATCTCACTTGCTTTTTTCCCTAAGCATAACTGAAAATCCAGACAGAAGGAATAGACTGAGAAAacctcattttttgttgttgtttatttatttatttatttatttaatttttaaaattttttaaaacctcgtTTTTAAGGACTGTTTCAAAGTATAAATTTACTTCATAAAATTAGATTTGGGAAGCATTTATGATAAGGTAAGAGCTAGGTATCACCCTAGAAATGTAGATGTAATGAGTTGGGGGATTAAAGGAAAGTCATAAGGAAATACTTAGTGTTTGCTGAGATGGTATTCTGTAACTTACATTCCTGGGGGGTGTTCTGGGAATGAGATGGAAAGACAATCAAATGCCCATTGAATTTTGGAGAAATATGGCAAGAGGAACTTTCCAGAGGGACCCATGATAGCTTTCAAAATCTTACACTAAACCCATACTGAGCATCATCAGAAGTGTAAAAATGGTGCCCTTCAGTCTTCTTGTGGATCTTTCCTTCAGCTAGGTGCTGGGGTATATCAATTATCCAAATACCAgtttttccatcttcttcttcttcttcttctttttttctgtgatttgtgggactttttctagctttattaagATAGAATTGTCCTATAACAATATGTAAGGTTAAGTAcatgaaataatgattttttttttttgctgagaggaagaatacatttttaaaaaaattttcagcataacagtattcattgtttttgcaccacacccagtgctccatgcaatctgtgtcctctctaatacccaccacctggttcccccaacctcccaccccctgcttcttcaaacccctcagattatttttcagagtccatagtctctcatggttcacctccctttccaattttccccagCTCTTAAATATCCTAGATGGGGAGGTCAAGAGAAATTACTCAGAAATtagcagaggaagaaaacaagagagactGAGCCAGCAGACTTGACAGAAGacttgtgaaattaaaaaagGTTTAGGTGAAATCGTGTTTCCACATCTAGCGTGGGGACTAGATAtgagcacagaaataaaaactgaaagtggAATCAAGAGATAACCAGAAAGTCAAAGATCAAACATCTCAAAGGGATATAGCACAGACAAAGCTCAAACTGTAACATGACACCTGTCTTTAATGACATATCAGACAAGTACCTACACATTTAGATGCACTCAAGGAAGGGCGGTGGTAGGGTCGGGTAAAGCTTAAATTGATGGGGGTTTAAATTAGAAACCATAAGGGATACCTGGGTCTCAGTCAATTCAGCCTCTGACTcttagtttgggctcaggttgttgatttcagggtcatgagatggagtcctgagttgggctcccaaatcagtgtggagcctgcttgagattctttccccctctgcctctgctcctcctcacacttttgtgttctgtctctaaaataaataaataaatgaagtattttaagaaaataaattagaaacaaacaagaaagatctTGAAATGTCTCAATTTCAAATCTTAAAATGTCTAATTATATGGCATTAGCtagattagattttttttggaagttacaaatggaaacaaagtgATTATGAGTTTGTATTCGTGAGTTGGGGGATTGGAAATATTGCATCTATGTTCCCACAAATTTTTCTAAATGGATTTAACCTCTTGATTTTCCATATGAAGTCAGCTTTAGTGGCTAGCTAGCCTGGGCCAGAGCTGTAATCCATCAATTGCCTTTGGGAATTTAGATGTGACCTCAGAGCATCAAAAGAAGAGATAGAaggggaaatttttctttttgatatgggTCCTCCTTAATCCAGAAATTAGTCATTAAAATCATAACAGTGTTCTATTACTTAAGAAGATGGAAAAGCTGGTATTTTGGTAACTGATATATCCCAGAGTAGTGTTTCTACTCTTTTGGAACTTTAACTTGGAAATATAATACTCACTTTTATTTGATAGCTTCATTTTCTTACTACATTTATCCTAACTATAGTGTCCTCCACAGTGCTATTAAGACTACTTCCTCAAAATTTACTTGCTTCAACTTTGTCTCTCACAACCGTGAGTGATTTCATTGGTTGAAGGTTCACATGTCCCTAAGGTCTTTCATCCTAACTGGAGTGCTCATACTCCGTGCTATTAAGGTAAACTGCCCGTAAATGTTAAACAGAATTCTCCTTTATGTGTGCaacttatatttttttccttttggaggctGATAATCCCAATCCCTGATGCTGAAACTATTCATGAACTTGGCAACATTTGAAGCTCTTTCTTGAATAAATTAcaaatttggttttgatttttgttactTTGAGTTAAGATTTAgcagttttctctttcctgtatATTTTCTCCCATATGTATCGCTTCctaaattgattttattattatatattataatattttacatataatttgtGCATTTTCTCTGTGTAATTTCACTTGGAAGTATTTTCCACCTTTAAATCATTAGGTTATAGTAGATGTCATTTGTTTCCAACTTTCATgagatctttttttcttcagaatttttctcAAGACAGTTATTACTTCCTTATTTCTTAGGCTATAGATGAAAGGATTTAGTAAAGGAACTACTATTGTAAACAAAATCGCAGCTGGAATATCCCTATCACCTTCTTCAAGCAAATTTGGTCTAATGTACATGAAAAAAAGAGATCCATAGAATAATGAAACGGATAAAAAGTGGGATGCACAGGTAGAAAAGGCTTTGACCCTTCcttctttggatttcattttgaaaatagtaaAGAGAATGTAGAAGTAAGATATTAAGACACTGCCTATGGTGAAGACTTGAATTGAGCCTGAAAAGACAAATAGTACCAGTTCATTGATATAAGGGTCAACACAGGAGAGTCTGTATAAAGGAAGAATATCACAATAAAAGTGGTTAATGTGATTAGATCCACAGAAAGCTAACCTAAACAGAAACCCTACATGAATCATGGAATGCAGGTTTCCAGCTATGTAGGCCCCTGTGGTCATCTGAATGCAGAGTTTCTTTGACATCATGGTGTGGTACTGCAGTGGACTGCATATGGCCACATAGCGATCATAGGCCATTGCTGCCAGGAGAAAGCAATCTGCAGTTTCAACagtgcaaagaaaataaaattgtgccATGCATTCATAGAGGGAAACCACTCTGTTCTCAGAAAAGAAATTCCCTAACATCTTAGGAGTAATGGCACAGGCGCAGCAAGAATCCACAATAGCCAAGTTGCCCAGAAAGATGTACATTGGTGTGTGAAGATGATGCTCTTTTGAAATCAGTATCACCAGGCCTAGATTCCCCACCATGGTAATCAGATAGATGACAAAAAACACCACAAACAGAAGGGTCTTCAACTCTGGGTTATCTGTAAATCCTGTGAGGATAAACTCACTTTTCATGGTATGATTTTCTTCAGTCATTCCTGACTTCTCTGTTGAGAAAAAAATTGTGGATAAATGAGGTACTAATTTATAATATGTCCAATTTGACTGCTAAACTGGCTGGTTTAGAAGGACGAGGAGCATGTTTTTCAAGGCTTTCATAGTTTATGTGGACATGGCACATGCCCAGTTCTGGGGTAGTATCAATCTCCTGAAGCTATTACCTATGTAGCTACTCTTTTAACATTCTTCCagcatattttcaagaaaaattacaGATTATATGCACAGGGATGGCTTATGAAGTCTTAAGAGAAATATTCAGTACAAACAACTTCTCTATATGGGTTAGGTAAGACTGATTCATAATTTTAGTGCCAGCAATTAGCATCAGTGTTCTCAAACAATTTCAGTGACTATATATGCACTGATTAAAAATGATATTGAAAAAACTATTTTCTACACTCATGTTCAAagcagaattattcacaataatGAAAgctgggaacaacccaaatgtccattgatgaatgaatggatgaacaaaatgttgTGTATATGTACAATGAAACATTATTCAactttaagaaagaatgaaattctgacacatgttaaAACATGGGTGAAACTTGAAGAtgtcatgctaagtgaagtaaattagacacaaaaggacaaatgttgCATGAATTAAAGTCTTACTTACATGAATTAAAGTCAaattcatagggacagaaagtaaaattataGTTGTCAGCATGAGGAAGGAAATGGGTGGTTATTGTTTAATATGTGTGGAGTTTCATTTTGGTATGATAAAAGATTTCTGGAAACAGTGATGATGGTTACAAAATATATAAGTGTACTTAATACCACTAAACTATATACTAAAATAtgagtaaaattttattatgcGTATTTTATcaccataaaaattttttaaaagactattttcaCTTGCAAATTCTTAGCAATTTACTGTCATCAATGATAACagaatatgcatttaaaaataaagtgctttttGGGTAAAAGTGAGCTATTTCAGAGGTATTAAAAATTGTGGAGGTTGGGAAGGGAAGGCATTGTGAATATATtttgtggatatatatattttgatatatgcaTGAGAAATTTAAATGCTAtcagaagaaattagagaaatcaTAAGggttaaaaattgataaatttaattatttaactataTGTCAAAAACATCATGAGTAAAATCAAGTGTCAAATGCAAACTGGCAAAttattacaataaatataatgtttctatagtttttttctagaaatagctTATAGAAATCAGcaggaatggggcgcctgggtggctcagtgggttaagccactgccttcggctcaggtcatgatctcagggtcctgggatcgagttccgcattgggctctctgctcaggggggagcctgcttcctcctctctctctctgcctgtctctctacctactcgtgatctctctctgtcaaataaataaataaattcttaaaaaaaaaaaagaaatcagcaggAATAATCTCTagataaaagataaaggaaaggaacagaaaaatctcaaaggaaatacaatttaaaaaataaaaaaaattgttttcactaCTAATCAGAAAGACATCATTTTAAGTTATGAGGAAAAATTTACTTTGCTTatcaaaattgaattttttaaaaaagaaacgaCAATTTATAGTGTTGTCTAAAATACAGTGAGATGGGAACTCAAATGCATGCCTAGTAGAAGTATAAACTGGTATAAtcattggaaaataatttggtaatAATTTAACTGTTCATACCCTGTGACAAGTAACTACAATTctcacaaaaaataattaaaacctcaGATAAAGACTTACATATAATGGTGTCCATTGTAAagtaatttataataatgaaagattaaaaacatcTAAATGGTAAACATTTGCTCAGTATGATTAAGTATGAATCATTCATGTGATGGTATATTATGCAATCATTATTTAATATTCCATTTAGAGATAAAAGAGACATaataaaacaagtgaaaaataaaatataatgttcaTATACAGAATAATcctaattttccaaataaatacataccatGAATGTAGAGGAAAGGCAACACAGAAACACATCAAAATGTTAATACTGGTTTTCTCTGTGTAATGAGAATACAggtcacttttttctttatgttttcctctatttcaaattttctgcaataaattttgcttttatagtcagcatataaaaaattttaaaatttttatttttttatttgacagagagagagaaagagagagccaaagcaggaggaggggcaggcaaagggagagggagaagcaggctccccgtggagcagtgagcctgatatggggctcaatctaggaccctgggatcatgacccaagctgaagacagtcacttaaccaactgagccataagGGGTTCCACAATacaagatttttattaaataatttcaatgACATGCTCTAGGTCTGCTATGTTTTATAACTTATTACCCCGCAATAATCATTAGGGATCTAATTAATGTTTTCTGCTCTTTACAGTTCTATTGTTGATAACATCACAATGGAAGTATTGAGGAAATATTTGTTCCATCTCTGTGACCATGACATTCAtggttataaataataataatttgctgACAATCTTGGATGTATCTTGAGTCATTCAGGAATATAGTCACATCTTGTGGTAATGTATTCTTAAGGAAACTTGTCTCTGTGTAAAACGATGACACTTTGGTGTCAAGTTTTACTCTTTTCAGTGTCAAGTGTTTCCATGATACATTAAGCTTCTGTAATTATTAAActttgagtatatttttaaaactttgaagaatgttttatttcactctccctttgcttgttttaGTGAATTCAAGAATCATTTGTTCATTGACCTGATATTTACTAAATGACTGCTCTGTGCTACATACTTTCTTAGAAGGTCACCTGATCCTCTGGACATTTCCACATTGATAGTTTTCTGGATATTCATTGACCATAACCATACTTTGTATTCTAGGAACTGAGGAAAGGCATTTTGGAGAGATATAAGCAGATCTTTTCCCTTTTGCCTTCCTGaaaatattattaacttttaaatctCAGACTATTTTGGATTGATTCCTTtagaagcaatatttaaaaacaaaacacttgaagtctttatattttaattagtttttcattaaaatggcTTACTGTTGGCAACCTGAAgtctaaaaatgaatattttatatctatataatttgaataacttttttcatttaatgccTTACACTTGCCAGCTTAAAGTTACATAAAACAGTAAGATTTCCTTCAGTTTTCCTGGTTGATTATAATTAGTCAGACAGAAGTACGTT from Mustela erminea isolate mMusErm1 chromosome 1, mMusErm1.Pri, whole genome shotgun sequence harbors:
- the LOC116591585 gene encoding olfactory receptor 5K1 yields the protein MTEENHTMKSEFILTGFTDNPELKTLLFVVFFVIYLITMVGNLGLVILISKEHHLHTPMYIFLGNLAIVDSCCACAITPKMLGNFFSENRVVSLYECMAQFYFLCTVETADCFLLAAMAYDRYVAICSPLQYHTMMSKKLCIQMTTGAYIAGNLHSMIHVGFLFRLAFCGSNHINHFYCDILPLYRLSCVDPYINELVLFVFSGSIQVFTIGSVLISYFYILFTIFKMKSKEGRVKAFSTCASHFLSVSLFYGSLFFMYIRPNLLEEGDRDIPAAILFTIVVPLLNPFIYSLRNKEVITVLRKILKKKRSHESWKQMTSTIT